In the Leptotrichia sp. oral taxon 212 genome, one interval contains:
- a CDS encoding B12-binding domain-containing radical SAM protein → MKVKMILPALTEAESPFWRPVKYSLFPPLGLATLAAYFSENDEIDLQDQHVEKLNLNDNPDLVVIQVYITNAFRAYKLADYYRKKGSYVVLGGLHVTSLPEEAMEHADTIMIGPGEDIFPKFVEDFKNKKPQRMYVSLNRTLVGVPSPRRDLIKREKYLVPNSIVVTRGCPHHCDFCYKDGFYQNGKSFYTQLVDDALKEIDKLPGRHLYFLDDHLLGNPKFARELFEGMKGMNRLFQGAATVDSILTGDLIEKAAKAGLRSLFVGFETFSPENLKLSNKNQNLKRNYEEAVKRLHSLGIMINGSFVFGLDNDNTDVFKRTVDWGVKNSITTSTYHILTPYPGTRLFRKMENDGRILTRNWDLYDTRHVVYKSKNMTAKEIEDGYNWAYKEFYKWSNIFKASGNHDINKNKLKHFFYTAGWKKFEPFWNFVIKTKHLNNMTPVLESILNNVRR, encoded by the coding sequence ATGAAAGTAAAAATGATATTACCGGCATTAACAGAAGCAGAAAGTCCATTTTGGAGGCCAGTAAAATATTCACTTTTTCCTCCATTGGGATTGGCTACATTAGCGGCATATTTTTCAGAAAATGATGAAATAGATTTGCAGGATCAACATGTAGAAAAGCTGAATTTAAATGATAATCCAGATTTAGTTGTTATACAAGTATATATAACAAATGCTTTTAGAGCATACAAGTTGGCAGATTATTACAGAAAAAAAGGAAGCTATGTAGTTTTGGGAGGACTTCATGTCACTTCTTTGCCAGAAGAAGCTATGGAACATGCAGACACAATAATGATAGGGCCTGGAGAAGATATTTTTCCAAAATTTGTAGAAGATTTCAAAAATAAAAAACCACAAAGAATGTATGTTTCTTTAAATAGAACATTAGTTGGAGTACCATCTCCGAGAAGAGATTTGATAAAGAGAGAAAAATATCTTGTTCCAAATTCAATTGTTGTAACAAGAGGATGTCCACATCACTGTGATTTTTGCTATAAAGATGGATTTTATCAAAATGGTAAATCGTTTTACACCCAGTTAGTTGATGATGCCTTAAAAGAAATTGATAAACTTCCTGGAAGACATCTATATTTTTTAGATGATCATTTGCTTGGAAATCCAAAGTTTGCAAGAGAATTATTTGAGGGAATGAAGGGTATGAATAGGCTTTTTCAAGGAGCTGCAACAGTTGATTCAATTTTGACTGGAGACCTAATTGAAAAAGCGGCAAAAGCAGGACTAAGGAGCTTATTTGTAGGATTTGAAACATTTTCCCCAGAAAATCTGAAATTAAGTAACAAAAATCAAAATTTGAAAAGAAATTACGAAGAAGCTGTGAAAAGACTTCATTCACTTGGAATTATGATAAATGGAAGTTTTGTTTTTGGTTTAGATAACGATAATACCGATGTGTTTAAAAGAACGGTTGACTGGGGAGTAAAAAATTCAATAACAACTTCTACTTACCATATTTTGACACCGTATCCAGGCACTCGATTATTTAGAAAAATGGAAAATGATGGAAGAATTTTAACAAGGAATTGGGATTTGTATGATACTAGACATGTTGTATATAAAAGTAAAAATATGACTGCAAAAGAAATTGAAGATGGATATAACTGGGCTTACAAAGAATTCTACAAATGGTCAAATATCTTTAAAGCTAGTGGAAATCACGATATAAATAAAAATAAATTAAAACATTTTTTTTATACGGCGGGATGGAAAAAATTTGAACCATTTTGGAATTTTGTTATAAAAACTAAGCATTTGAATAATATGACGCCTGTTTTAGAGAGTATTTTAAATAATGTAAGACGCTAA
- a CDS encoding GNAT family N-acetyltransferase produces MEEIVLKSPTFEELWFIEKLLSDPETMSYNHAYGGTINFPKEQWEEWYAYWMENVQGKRFYRYLYNKKLEEYIGEVYYRYDEETDTYCCGILILDKWRNRGYGTEGIKLLCRSAKENGIKEFYDNIAIDNPSVNLFKKLGFIEKFRNEEYVRVYKKL; encoded by the coding sequence ATGGAAGAAATAGTATTAAAGAGTCCTACATTTGAAGAATTATGGTTTATAGAGAAACTTTTAAGTGATCCGGAAACAATGTCCTATAATCATGCATATGGTGGAACTATAAATTTTCCAAAGGAACAATGGGAAGAATGGTATGCTTATTGGATGGAGAATGTTCAAGGCAAAAGATTTTACAGATATTTGTATAACAAAAAACTTGAAGAATATATAGGAGAAGTTTATTACAGATATGATGAAGAAACGGATACTTATTGTTGCGGAATATTGATATTAGATAAATGGAGAAACAGAGGCTATGGAACCGAAGGTATAAAGTTACTTTGTAGAAGTGCAAAAGAGAATGGAATAAAGGAATTTTACGATAATATAGCCATAGATAATCCGTCTGTTAATCTGTTTAAGAAATTAGGATTTATAGAAAAATTCAGAAATGAAGAATATGTAAGAGTTTATAAAAAATTGTAA
- a CDS encoding N-acetyltransferase gives MKIRMEYNLKKEKKIFIPEQVTLDENINYSNFHIGDKVAGLFYKSYKNSSDDEGESIEDWKSILNDFMNGKYGVIIKDLCELLYVQGNIAGGIVAALDEGELYIVTLAVLPEYRGKNLSLNLLSRLLMKAQEKGYEKIVLYVTDSNIPAINIYNKAGFEVQKGT, from the coding sequence ATGAAAATAAGAATGGAATATAATCTGAAAAAAGAAAAAAAGATTTTTATACCGGAGCAGGTAACTTTGGATGAAAATATTAATTACAGTAATTTTCATATTGGTGACAAAGTAGCTGGATTGTTTTATAAATCATATAAAAATTCTTCTGATGATGAAGGTGAAAGTATTGAAGACTGGAAATCAATATTAAATGATTTTATGAATGGGAAATATGGAGTTATTATAAAAGATTTATGTGAATTACTTTATGTACAAGGAAATATTGCCGGTGGAATAGTGGCAGCCCTTGATGAAGGAGAACTATATATAGTTACATTGGCTGTATTGCCTGAATATAGAGGCAAAAATCTTTCTCTTAACCTGCTTTCAAGATTGTTAATGAAAGCACAGGAAAAAGGGTACGAAAAGATAGTTCTGTATGTGACAGACAGTAATATTCCGGCTATAAATATTTATAATAAAGCGGGGTTTGAAGTGCAGAAAGGAACTTAA